Proteins from one Sphaeramia orbicularis chromosome 17, fSphaOr1.1, whole genome shotgun sequence genomic window:
- the ankrd12 gene encoding ankyrin repeat domain-containing protein 12 isoform X1, with product MAKPGSDRDGAMVDKQAGKKNKDKLSPFTKTPKLDRSELLGKEGKAKSSMKRKLTFTTSPPRTEERDSDTDDSDPGHSSETWGERLVPPCRIYADKDGPDKKKVKKEAGGKKSQASNLLFGYPLSERKQMALLMQMTANSPDSTPSHPSQTTPVQKKVPSSASSRQKDKVNKRNERGETPLHMAAIRGDAKQVKELISLGADVNVKDFAGWTPLHEACNLGYYDVAKVLIAAGAEVNTQGLDDDTPLHDASSSGHKDIVKLLLRHGGNAFQANKRGERPVDVADSQELEQLLKGEVPLSDQDESSSDSEDPPSVNPSSVDDNMEDSDTEKDSDGKTTTKSAVPGLDEYEFKDEEEEEDLSKALNDRHILRRELRQREKEDKDRNHVAGKQGGKGDSSSKSKKQKTSRINCSSDTSSDEMESLPEKRNSPTCSQSSESHNADTRSKKDNAELKDKGKVKRKSKSQNRNKENQEDGKENSKTLVLSLATVSESTEKSREEDSFKMSFSPKDESSVHLFHLSSIKSPKLNHNLTDKQTPLKQENTKCVSISDSSCPVDGVKYNHYTDADYCTEGSSTKGCKHKEKSKHQQKDTSVDGDDGHSSPYKEVNIGNSIDSSDGALRKTDLDGKVVKKHKLKHKEKDKHRREYEAERSRHRQKEARKDSHRNLEFDREFWKENFFKSDDTDEPLPVKKEGEDNSSLQKASDSPPVKDERNLKEKHSGSKEKRLREEREKDKTMKKERKETAGKEEKAKDTKLSERDERVDCHGSGRIPEESLQSNSMKEETEEKPVSGITADQEQLELSEKGSREKTDKKLPGKEKDSEKMEKKHPDKEKKVKMEHFDKTEPQNSVDRWKEKDRTGTISSHLSGDKNYKENEKLKSLSTTKKHEDSRKNKDKVEKRSERERQDREYSVGDHREKDRTNSDKKGKPLEKTMDHSKSDRSKEKDCDRKKRDKMKDGPLSSSSNLKLLLEEKKSYLSESGKSLSAKSKEELVRTPEKDRDRRDRDRDSDRHKDKDKERHKDRSQQAKLMKAKPNESDIDKAKSKASPAPRDTKPKEKRLVNDDLMQTSFERMLSLKDQEIEQWHRKHLEKIKQKERERLKQRPLADSAKAKPKDRTKPDTCLSKELVRSKSSEVSDVQSREKPLKEGTSPRTMSLDGKSLPSVSAKVISSVENCLTRSPRPESERGGVMSRSVSLVSVASSEDSCQAATLTPKHTEYDSDMNLEASDSQPAFLQSSLVIQATRSPSVHDKDCNSLPDVSQSNRTPLFGRHESPYLRAILDEDANSSTEGKNVENLPKANLQPTEEVRLRDTLAEGDESLSSHNLTEQQYTNSAADTGADREGSTPGTTQTLNKDPPSKNLTLPQSGLLQLSGPQTVSTELRALSSSDFSGTQCPTDNTSSLAECKDTEHPSVLAGSPPLETSVPTNSKPFQHREPLPCSAVENLQQTELDTILGSDHKDKSLENSDRTEPESMDNVSESYRADGIGSPVPSTSEHIPSSTAGESSAGFGKTSTEPKCCPEDMDVDSYDCKKSRTSSDTVCLDPPVEKDGILHVSSTSLNTEHKDEEMSDFSQSSENNNATAISAAAEASLVENSECSSESRTEANPEPMEAVPADDKPESLSAAEEQSTIPPVVQTDPSNNVSASSSPQSGDRDSDSSGAKIKVRSADEEVDIHVPHPRKRKMPKMSASQSSSAQQDKERGQQSLAAIVDSIKLEEIEPYQTERANPYYEFLHIRKKIEEKRKVLCSVTPQPPQYYDEYVTFNGSYLIDGNPLGKLCIPTITPPPSLPEQLKEMFKQQEVVRMKLRLQHSIEREKLIVSNEQEVLRVHYRAARTLANQTLPFSACTVLLDAEVYNMPQDVQSDDGKTSVRDRFNARQFMSWLQDVDDKFDKLKTCLLMRQQHEAAALNAVQRLEWQLKLQELDPATYKSTSIFEIPEFYIPLVEVNDDFDLTPI from the exons AACAAAGACAAGTTGTCCCCTTTCACCAAAACTCCAAAGTTGGACCGGAGTGAGTTGCTGGGGAAGGAAGGGAAAGCCAAGTCTTCCATGAAGCGCAAGCTCACCTTCACTACCAGTCCGCCTCGGACAGAGGAGCGGGACTCAGACACCG ATGACTCAGACCCAGGCCATTCGAGTGAGACCTGGGGAGAGAGATTAGTGCCTCCCTGCAGGATATACGCAG ATAAAGATGGACCAGACAAGAAGAAGGTGAAAAAGGAAGCTGGAGGCAAGAAGTCGCAAGCTTCTAACCTTTTGTTTGGGTATCCTCTGTCAGAGCGCAAACAGATGGCTCTTCTAATGCAGATGACTGCCAACAGTCCAG ACTCTACCCCCAGCCACCCTTCACAAACGACCCCTGTGCAGAAGAAAGTCCCCAGCAGTGCCTCGTCTCGACAGAAGGACAAGGTCAACAAGAGGAATGAGCGAGGGGAGACACCCCTTCACATGGCAGCCATCCGGGGAGACGCCAAGCAAGTGAAAGAGCTCATTAGCCTGGGAGCTGATGTCAACGTCAAAGACTTTGCAG GTTGGACTCCTCTCCATGAGGCGTGTAATCTTGGTTACTATGATGTGGCCAAGGTCCTAATAGCAGCAGGAGCAGAAGTGAACACGCAGGGTCTGGATGACGACACACCTCTTCACGATGCTTCCAGCAGTGGGCACAAAGAT ATTGTGAAACTGCTACTACGGCATGGTGGTAACGCTTTCCAGGCCAACAAGCGTGGGGAGCGCCCAGTGGACGTGGCAGACTCTCAAGAGCTGGAACAGCTATTAAAGGGAGAAGTGCCACTATCGGACCAAGATGAAAGCTCTTCAG ACTCTGAAGACCCACCATCTGTCAATCCATCCAGTGTGGATGACAACATGGAAGATTCTGATACTGAAAAGGACTCAGATGGCAAAACAACCACAAAATCTGCTGTTCCGGGGCTGGATGAGTATGAGTtcaaggatgaggaggaggaggaggatctgAGTAAGGCCCTGAACGACAGACACATCCTCCGCAGGGAACTccgacagagagagaaagaggacaaAGATAGAAATCATGTCGCAGGAAAGCAGGGTGGCAAGGGGGATTCCTCCTCTAAGTCTAAGAAGCAGAAGACCTCCCGCATCAACTGCAGCTCAGATACCTCCAGCGATGAAATGGAGAGTCTTCCTGAGAAAAGGAACTCGCCCACCTGTTCTCAGAGCTCAGAGAGCCACAATGCTGACACAAGGTCAAAAAAGGACAATGCTGAGCTAAAGGACAAGGGCAAAGTTAAGAGGAAGAGCAAAAGCCAGAACCGAAACAAAGAAAACCAAGAAGACGGGAAAGAGAACAGCAAAACATTAGTACTGTCACTAGCAACTGTGTCTGAGAGCACAGAAAAGAGCCGGGAGGAAGACTCTTTCAAGATGTCTTTCAGTCCCAAAGATGAGTCATCCGTCCACCTCTTCCATTTGTCGTCCATTAAATCTCCCAAACTGAACCACAActtgacagataaacaaacaccaCTCAAGCAGGAAAACACTAAGTGTGTTTCAATCAGTGACAGCTCATGTCCTGTTGATGGTGTCAAATACAACCACTACACAGACGCAGACTACTGCACCGAAGGTTCCAGCACCAAGGGCTGTAAGCACAAAGAAAAGAGCAAACATCAACAGAAAGACACAAGTGTAGATGGAGATGATGGACATTCAAGCCCTTACAAAGAAGTAAACATAGGAAACAGCATAGACAGCTCTGATGGGGCCTTACGAAAAACTGACCTAGATGGTAAAGTAGTAAAGAAGCATAAActtaaacacaaagaaaaagacaaacacaggAGGGAATATGAGGCTGAGCGGAGCCGCCACAGGCAAAAAGAGGCCAGGAAAGACAGCCACAGGAATTTGGAGTTTGACAGAGAGTTCTGGAAAGAGAATTTTTTCAAAAGTGATGATACAGATGAACCTCTGCCAGTAAAAAAGGAAGGTGAAGACAACAGTTCACTTCAGAAAGCCTCTGATTCTCCGCCTGTCAAAGATGAGAGAAACTTAAAGGAGAAGCACTCCGGCAGCAAGGAGAAGAGGCTGAGAGAGGAGCGAGAAAAAGACAAAACCATGAAAAAAGAGCGCAAGGAGACTGCCGGTAAAGAGGAGAAAGCGAAGGATACAAAGCTGAGTGAGCGTGACGAGAGAGTGGACTGCCACGGCTCAGGGCGGATTCCAGAGGAGTCGCTACAGAGCAACAGCatgaaagaagaaacagaagagaaaccCGTAAGTGGGATCACAGCTGATCAAGAACAGCTGGAGCTCTCTGAAAAAGGCTCACGCGAGAAAACTGACAAGAAGCTCCCAGGAAAGGAGAAGGATTctgaaaaaatggagaaaaaacatCCTGACAAGGAAAAGAAGGTTAAGATGGAGCACTTTGACAAAACTGAACCACAGAATTCAGTGGATCGTTGGAAGGAAAAAGACAGAACAGGAACCATTTCTTCCCACTTGTCTGGAgataaaaactacaaagaaaatgaaaaactgaaatctttatccacaacaaaaaaacatgaagacaGCAGGAAAAATAAAGATAAGGTAGAGAAGCGGTCTGAAAGGGAGCGGCAGGATAGGGAATATAGTGTTGGGGATCACAGAGAAAAGGATCGTACAAACTCTGATAAGAAAGGAAAACCTCTGGAAAAGACCATGGACCATAGTAAATCAGACCGTTCAAAAGAGAAGGACTGTGACAGGAAGAAGAGAGATAAAATGAAAGATGGACCTCTTTCCTCAAGTTCCAATCTAAAATTACTGTTGGAGGAAAAGAAAAGCTATCTCTCTGAAAGTGGCAAGTCCTTATCAGCAAAATCAAAGGAGGAACTTGTGAGAACACCAGAAAAAGATCGTGACCGGAGAGACCGAGACAGGGACTCGGACAGACACAAGGACAAAGATAAGGAACGGCACAAAGACCGCTCCCAGCAGGCCAAGCTGATGAAGGCCAAACCAAATGAATCCGACATAGACAAGGCCAAATCTAAAGCCTCTCCAGCACCACGGGACACCAAGCCCAAAGAAAAAAGGCTTGTCAATGATGACCTGATGCAGACCAGCTTTGAGCGCATGCTCAGCCTGAAGGACCAGGAGATTGAGCAGTGGCATCGGAAACACCTTGAGAAAATCAAGCAGAAAGAAAGGGAAAGGCTAAAACAGCGACCTCTGGCAGATTCAGCAAAGGCCAAACCTAAAGACAGAACGAAACCTGACACGTGTTTAAGCAAAGAGCTGGTGCGCTCGAAAAGCTCAGAGGTCTCAGATGTCCAGAGCAGAGAAAAACCCCTTAAAGAAGGCACCAGTCCCAGAACAATGTCTCTTGATGGAAAGTCTCTCCCCTCAGTCAGTGCGAAGGTCATATCATCTGTGGAAAACTGCTTGACCAGATCTCCCAGGCCAGAGAGTGAACGCGGTGGCGTCATGTCCAGGTCAGTGTCTCTGGTTTCTGTTGCTAGCTCAGAGGACTCATGTCAAGCAGCGACACTAACACCTAAACACACAGAATATGACTCTGACATGAACCTGGAAGCCTCAGACTCACAGCCTGCATTCCTCCAGTCTTCCCTCGTCATTCAGGCCACCAGATCACCGTCTGTTCATGATAAAGATTGCAACAGTCTTCCAGATGTGTCCCAAAGTAATCGGACCCCGCTGTTTGGTAGACATGAATCTCCTTACCTCAGGGCTATTCTGGATGAGGATGCCAACTCATCGACTGAAggcaaaaatgttgaaaatctgCCAAAAGCCAACCTGCAGCCTACAGAGGAGGTGAGATTGAGAGACACCCTGGCAGAAGGAGATGAGAGCCTTAGCAGTCACAATTTGACAGAACAGCAATATACAAACTCAGCTGCTGACACAGGTGCAGACAGAGAGGGGAGCACTCCTGGCACAACACAAACGCTAAATAAAGATCCTCCAAGTAAAAACCTGACACTTCCACAGTCCGGACTGTTGCAGCTCAGTGGTCCTCAAACAGTGTCAACAGAGCTGAGGGCACTGTCCTCCTCTGACTTTTCTGGCACACAGTGTCCGACTGACAACACAAGTTCACTGGCAGAATGTAAAGATACTGAGCACCCATCAGTACTTGCAGGGTCTCCCCCCCTCGAGACCTCAGTACCCACAAATTCAAAACCCTTCCAACACAGGGAACCGCTCCCATGTTCCGCTGTTGAAAACCTGCAGCAGACGGAGCTGGACACGATATTGGGTTCTGACCATAAAGACAAATCTCTTGAGAATTCtgatagaacagaaccagaaagCATGGACAATGTTTCAGAGAGCTACAGAGCAGATGGGATAGGGAGTCCTGTACCATCCACCAGTGAACACATTCCCAGCTCCACTGCAGGGGAATCCTCAGCAGGCTTTGGCAAAACAAGCACAGAGCCCAAATGTTGTCCAGAGGACATGGATGTAGATAGTTATGACTGCAAGAAATCAAGAACTTCCAGTGACACAGTGTGTCTTGATCCTCCAGTGGAGAAGGATGGAATCCTGCATGTATCATCCACCAGTTTAAATACCGAACACAAGGATGAAGAGATGTCAGACTTCTCGCAGAGCTCGGAGAACAATAATGCTACTGCCATTTCTGCTGCAGCAGAGGCTTCTTTGGTTGAAAACAGCGAGTGCTCGTCTGAATCGAGAACAGAAGCCAACCCAGAACCGATGGAGGCGGTCCCTGCTGATGACAAACCAGAGTCACTGTCAGCTGCAGAAGAGCAAAGCACCATCCCGCCAGTAGTTCAAACTGACCCGAGCAACAACGTCTCAGCGAGCTCCTCTCCACAATCTGGAGACCGGGACTCAGACTCCTCAGGGGCTAAGATCAAGGTTCGTTCTGCAGACGAGGAAGTGGACATACATGTGCCCCATCCACGAAAGAGGAAGATGCCGAAGATGTCTGCATCACAGTCCTCCAGCGCTCAGCAGGACAAGGAGAGAGGCCAGCAGTCTCTGGCTGCTATTGTTGACTCCATAAAGCTGGAGGAGATCGAGCCCTATCAGACAGAGAGGGCCAACCCTTACTACGAGTTCCTGCACATTCGCAAGAAGATTGAAGAGAAGCGCAAAGTGTTGTGCAGCGTCACCCCCCAACCACCACAGTATTATGATGAATATGTGACCTTCAACGGATCCTACCTCATAGATGGGAACCCACTCGGCAAGCTCTGTATTCCAACA ATAACTCCACCTCCGTCGTTACCCGAGCAGCTGAAAGAGATGTTCAAACAACAAGAGGTGGTCCGTATGAAACTACGGCTCCAACACAGCATTGAAAGG GAAAAGCTGATTGTTTCAAATGAACAGGAAGTCTTACGAGTTCATTACCGGGCGGCAAGAACACTAGCCAATCAGACTCTGCCTTTCAGTGCCTGTACAGTTTTATTGGATGCTGAAGTGTACAACATGCCTCAAGATGTCCAG AGCGATGATGGCAAGACGTCAGTAAGAGATCGATTCAACGCCAGACAGTTTATGTCGTGGTTACAGGATGTCGATGACAAGTTTGATAAACTCAAG ACGTGTCTACTGATGAGGCAGCAGCACGAGGCGGCGGCTCTGAACGCTGTCCAGCGTCTGGAGTGGCAGCTCAAACTACAGGAGCTGGACCCAGCCACCTACAAGTCCACCAGCATCTTCGAGATCCCTGAGTTCTACATCCCACTCGTGGAGGTCAACGACGACTTCGACCTCACCCCAATATGA